The proteins below come from a single Gossypium raimondii isolate GPD5lz chromosome 2, ASM2569854v1, whole genome shotgun sequence genomic window:
- the LOC105789568 gene encoding 40S ribosomal protein S5, producing the protein CVVLDIGLVEAKVPCNHLVECFTCGVVYNLSYILHTAGRYSVKRFRKAQCPIVERLTNSLMMHGRNNGKKLMAVRIVKHAMEIIYLLTDQNPIQVIVDAIINSGPREDATRIGSAGVVRRQAVDISPLRRVNQAIYLLTTGNRESAFRNIKTIAECLADELINAAKGSSNSYAIKKKDEIERVAKANR; encoded by the exons TGTGTGGTTTTGGATATAGGTTTAGTTGAGGCAAAAGTACCATGTAACCATTTAGTTGAATGTTTTACATGTGGAGTAGTGTATAATCTATCATATATTTTACACACTGCTGGGAGGTACTCAGTTAAGCGTTTTAGAAAGGCTCAGTGCCCCATTGTTGAGAGGCTTACAAACTCATTGATGATGCATGGCCGAAACAATGGAAAGAAACTTATGGCAGTCAGGATTGTGAAGCATGCTATGGAAATTATTTATCTCCTGACTGATCAGAACCCAATTCAAGTCATTGTTGATGCCATTATCAACAG TGGACCTCGTGAAGATGCTACTCGTATTGGTTCTGCTGGTGTTGTGAGGCGTCAGGCTGTTGATATTTCTCCTCTTCGTCGAGTAAATCAGGCCATCTATCTCCTCACCACTGGTAATCGTGAGTCTGCATTCAGAAACATTAAAACTATCGCTGAATGTTTGGCTGATGAGCTTATTAACGCAGCAAAGGGATCATCTAACAG CTATGCCATCAAGAAGAAGGACGAAATCGAGAGAGTTGCCAAGGCCAATCGTTGA